From Sander lucioperca isolate FBNREF2018 chromosome 14, SLUC_FBN_1.2, whole genome shotgun sequence, the proteins below share one genomic window:
- the LOC116041882 gene encoding substance-P receptor-like, translating into MDSLYNATDFNATTGTNVSVNGSGSDGFNQFVQPAWQITLWAVAYCSIVAVSVLGNTAVIWIILAHKRMRTVTNYFLVNLAFAEAAMSAFNTVINFTYGVHNDWYFGLVYCRFHNFFPIAAIFASIYSMTAIALDRYMAIIRPLQQRLTSTETYVVIAVIWMLALLLAFPQYYFSSTALLPGRTVCYIDWPEYTPVDFRKIYYVCVTLLIYFLPLCIMGCAYMIVGVNLWASEIPGDSSEHYKNQLTAKRKVVKMMIVVVCTFAGCWLPYHIYFLLHQFFPDLFEQRYIQQVYLAIMWLAMSSTMYNPIIYYCLNSR; encoded by the exons ATGGACTCTCTCTACAACGCAACGGATTTTAACGCCACCACCGGGACAAACGTCTCCGTTAACGGCAGCGGCAGCGACGGCTTCAACCAGTTCGTCCAGCCGGCGTGGCAGATCACTCTCTGGGCTGTGGCTTACTGCAGCATCGTCGCGGTGTCGGTGCTCGGTAACACGGCGGTCATCTGGATCATTCTGGCGCACAAACGCATGAGGACCGTCACCAACTACTTTCTG GTGAACCTGGCATTCGCCGAGGCGGCCATGTCAGCGTTCAACACGGTGATCAACTTTACCTACGGCGTTCACAACGACTGGTACTTTGGTTTGGTTTACTGCCGCTTCCACAACTTCTTCCCCATCGCAGCCATATTCGCCAGCATTTACTCCATGACGGCCATCGCTctggacag atACATGGCGATCATCCGCCCGCTGCAGCAGAGGCTGACTTCCACAGAGACCTATGTTGTGATTGCTGTGATCTGGATGCTGGCTCTACTTCTAGCCTTCCCTCAGTACTACTTCTCATCCACCGCGCTGCTACCGGGACGCACCGTCTGCTACATAGACTGGCCGGAATACACCcctgtggacttcaggaagat atactatgtgtgtgtgacactgctGATCTACTTCCTGCCCCTTTGCATTATGGGATGTGCGTACATGATCGTGGGTGTCAACCTCTGGGCGAGCGAGATCCCCGGAGACTCCTCTGAACACTACAAAAACCAGCTGACTGCCAAACGcaag GTGGTGAAGATGATGATCGTGGTTGTGTGTACGTTCGCCGGCTGCTGGCTGCCGTATCACATCTACTTCTTACTGCACCAGTTCTTTCCCGATTTATTCGAGCAGCGCTACATCCAGCAGGTGTACCTGGCCATCATGTGGCTGGCCATGAGCTCCACCATGTACAACCCCATCATCTACTACTGCCTCAACAGCAGGTAA